A stretch of Acidobacteriota bacterium DNA encodes these proteins:
- a CDS encoding cobalamin B12-binding domain-containing protein has translation MRTIRVVIAKPGLDGHDRGAKVIARALRDAGMEVIYTGLRQTPEKIVAAALQEDADVIGLSILSGAHMHICPRVMALLKEKGLDHVKVVVGGIIPDVDREKLQAMGIAGIFLPGTPMQTIVDFINQHVQPRAEVV, from the coding sequence ATGCGAACTATTCGTGTCGTGATCGCCAAACCCGGATTGGACGGCCACGACCGTGGCGCCAAGGTCATCGCCCGTGCGCTGCGTGACGCGGGCATGGAAGTGATTTACACCGGCCTGCGCCAGACGCCGGAAAAAATCGTGGCGGCCGCCTTGCAGGAGGATGCCGATGTCATCGGACTGTCCATCCTCAGCGGCGCGCACATGCACATCTGCCCGCGCGTCATGGCCCTGCTCAAGGAAAAGGGCCTGGACCACGTGAAGGTGGTGGTGGGCGGCATCATTCCCGACGTGGACCGCGAAAAACTGCAGGCCATGGGCATTGCTGGTATCTTCCTTCCGGGCACCCCGATGCAGACGATTGTGGATTTCATCAACCAGCATGTGCAGCCGCGGGCCGAGGTGGTGTAG
- a CDS encoding response regulator, whose amino-acid sequence MATLLLADDSVTIQRVIELTFADEGIRVISVSDGQSAIAHLNAESPDIVLADVGMPDVDGYQVAAHVKHTPALAHVPVLLLTGAFEPIDEPRARATGCEGVLVKPFEPRHLIRTVRSLLFGQKPADLWPADMPRVEIRTERPAPAPAPAPEPPAPTPEPPAPAPVPMLRMVPPPEPARVEESEPISEPIPEPIEEPAPITLSVPYEADSDPDLAIALARLEFVAAPDPDLPPDIHVLAASPDGDAAPSVEWDLSAATTPIVAPAAAPVLVMSSPAPAPGRETPTPPAEPMSLAAVFSALLAAERKGTDTRPEPIVGAALSEAHVEEVVQRVVSRMTDELVRKIVLETAERLIREEIDRIKS is encoded by the coding sequence ATGGCCACGCTCTTGCTCGCCGACGATAGCGTGACGATTCAGCGCGTCATTGAGCTGACGTTTGCCGACGAGGGCATTCGCGTCATCTCGGTCAGCGACGGCCAGAGCGCCATTGCGCACCTCAACGCCGAAAGTCCGGACATCGTGCTGGCGGATGTCGGCATGCCCGACGTCGATGGGTACCAGGTGGCCGCGCACGTCAAACACACACCGGCGCTGGCGCACGTGCCGGTGCTGCTGCTGACCGGTGCCTTTGAGCCGATCGACGAACCGCGGGCCCGCGCCACCGGTTGTGAGGGTGTGCTCGTCAAGCCGTTTGAACCGAGGCATCTGATACGGACGGTGCGCAGCCTGCTGTTTGGGCAGAAGCCCGCCGACTTGTGGCCGGCAGACATGCCCAGGGTGGAGATTCGCACCGAGCGCCCCGCGCCCGCGCCCGCGCCGGCGCCAGAACCGCCGGCGCCCACGCCGGAGCCGCCGGCCCCTGCGCCCGTGCCCATGCTCAGAATGGTGCCGCCGCCAGAGCCTGCGCGGGTGGAGGAGAGTGAGCCGATCTCCGAGCCAATCCCTGAGCCGATTGAAGAACCGGCGCCGATCACGTTGTCTGTGCCCTACGAAGCGGATTCGGATCCCGATCTCGCCATCGCGCTCGCGCGACTGGAGTTTGTGGCCGCGCCCGACCCTGACCTTCCGCCAGACATTCACGTGCTCGCCGCTTCGCCCGACGGTGATGCGGCGCCAAGTGTGGAGTGGGACCTTTCAGCCGCGACCACACCCATCGTCGCTCCGGCCGCTGCACCCGTGCTGGTGATGTCGTCGCCGGCTCCGGCGCCCGGGCGCGAGACGCCGACGCCCCCGGCCGAACCGATGTCACTGGCGGCCGTGTTTTCCGCGCTGCTCGCAGCCGAACGCAAAGGTACCGACACGCGTCCCGAGCCGATTGTCGGCGCAGCGTTGTCCGAGGCCCACGTTGAAGAAGTGGTGCAGCGCGTGGTCAGCCGTATGACCGATGAACTGGTACGGAAGATCGTGCTGGAGACCGCCGAACGGCTCATCCGCGAGGAGATTGATCGGATCAAGTCGTAG